One part of the Quercus lobata isolate SW786 chromosome 7, ValleyOak3.0 Primary Assembly, whole genome shotgun sequence genome encodes these proteins:
- the LOC115951378 gene encoding calcium load-activated calcium channel-like: MATSQLFNFSSYKYSDSLTVVGISFCTAIVCEAISWLLIYRTNSYKSLRSSIDKAAKKLETMKTETPNSSSSSVAKVKISNKKSKTKKIDRVETSLKESSRDLSLFKFKSGAVVALVLFVVFGLLNSLFEGKVVAKLPFKPFGIVMKMSHRGLHGDDVTDCSMPFLYFLCSISIRTNLQKFLGFAPPRGASSGLFPMPDPKTN; the protein is encoded by the coding sequence ATGGCGACATCTCAACTCTTCAATTTCTCGTCATACAAATACTCAGACAGCCTAACAGTGGTGGGCATCTCATTCTGCACCGCCATAGTCTGCGAGGCCATCTCCTGGCTCCTCATCTACCGCACCAACTCCTACAAATCCCTCCGCTCTTCAATCGACAAAGCCGCCAAAAAACTCGAGACCATGAAAACCGAAACCCCAaattcttcctcctcctccgtCGCAAAAGTCAAAATCAGCAACAAGAAATCCAAGACCAAGAAGATCGATCGCGTCGAGACCAGTCTCAAGGAATCCAGCCGCGACCTTTCTCTCTTCAAGTTCAAGTCCGGTGCCGTCGTCGCGCTTGTTCTCTTCGTCGTTTTTGGGCTCCTCAACTCGCTGTTTGAAGGCAAGGTTGTGGCGAAATTACCGTTCAAGCCCTTCGGGATTGTCATGAAGATGAGCCATAGAGGTTTACACGGCGACGATGTCACCGATTGTTCGATGCCATTTTTGTACTTTCTTTGCTCGATTAGCATTCGCACCAATTTGCAGAAATTCTTAGGGTTCGCTCCGCCACGTGGCGCCTCGTCCGGCCTCTTCCCCATGCCTGATCCCAAGACCAATTGA